The nucleotide sequence AGCCTTGCCGCGGCGGGCCTTGAGGCTCGCCCGGAATACGTCGTTCGGCTCCCCTATGGAATCGAGGCCGGATGCGAAGGCGTTAGCCGACTTCTCAGACTTGCGGAGCCGCCAACCGCTGTCGTCACCTACTCCGACGAGATGGCGCTCGGGGCGCTCCGTGAGCTTCAACGAAGCGGGGTCCACGTCCCTGACGAGATGTCCCTGGCAAGCTTTGACGGGCATCCGATCGCGAAGGTCTTCGGGATCACCACGATTGATCAACACGTCACTGAGCAGGCGCAGGTAGCTGCGCAGATGACTATTGACCTGATGGCCCGGAAGTCGGTGAAGCCTGCGGTGATGGTCAGGACCGAGCTGGCCGTCCGGGAATCGACAGCTGCCCCGTCACGCATATAGGTGACCGGAGGTGACCAGTCACTCCACCGTCATGTCGTCCTGCGACCAGAACGCCCGCATGCTGGTGATCTTCCCGTCGTCGCCGAACGTCATGACGTCGATGGGCTCGACGGTGATCGTCTGATCGCCGGTTTTCGCAATCACCTTCAGCCCGAATGCTGCGCTGTTTCCGGCGACGCGCACACCCTGCAGTTCAGTGGTGATCTCGGCCTGGCTGAGAGCGCCGTAGAAACTCTCGATAGCCGC is from Hoyosella subflava DQS3-9A1 and encodes:
- a CDS encoding nuclear transport factor 2 family protein; this encodes MATPEQIREVVAQYAKRVAAGSASEIADLYTPDAIVEDPVGTPPHEGRAAIESFYGALSQAEITTELQGVRVAGNSAAFGLKVIAKTGDQTITVEPIDVMTFGDDGKITSMRAFWSQDDMTVE